The following DNA comes from Microbacterium terregens.
GAAGATGACGACGAAACCGCCGGCGTGGGCAACGGCCCCGACCACGAGCCAGAGCCACGTGAGCTGCGGCGCCAACAGCATCCCCACCGTCAGGATCAGCCACGATGCGCAGATGGTCAGGGTCGGCACGATCGCGGGAGTGAACCGCGCGAGCAGGGGAACCACGAATGCGCCCGCGATGGCCGCGCCCTGGAACAGCGATGCGAGAGCGCCCGCCGCTGCCGGGTCCAGTCCCAGTTCGTCCGCCGTGAGCGTCGGCAGCCACGTCGAGAGCGAGTAGTAGATCGTGGTCTGCGCTGCGAATGCCGACAGCAGCAGCCAGGTGACCGGGCGCCGCAGGATCGTGCGCTCCTGCCGACCGCGCGCGGCGACCGGCAGCGGACCGGTGAGGGTGGTGGGATCGATGTCGCGAACCGCTGATCTCCCACCCTCGGATCTCGGCTCCGGTCCCGAGTACCGGTCCGCCCAGCCTCCGCCGGGACGACGGGTGCGGGACAGGTGAGCGGCCCACAGCAGGATCCCGGCCACCGTGAGCAGCGACCACGCCAGCAGCGACGCCGGCCAGCCGATGAGCGAAGCGAGCGGAGCGGTCAGCAACGAGGTCACCAGCGAACCGGCGTTGAGCATCGCCACGTACGCCGCGGTGATGATGCCGACGTGCGCGGAGGGCACGTCGCGGCGGATGATCACCGGGATCACGATGTTTCCGATCGTCACCGCCGCACCGATCACGAACATGCCGGCCAGCATCCAGCCGAATCCAGGCAGTGCCCGGATCACCGTCCCGAGCAGCACGCCGCTCAGCGAGAGCATCAGCGCGAGCTCAGCCCCCGATCTGCGGATCACCAGCGCGGCCAGCGGAGTGAGCAGCGCGAACATGAGCACCGGTGCGGTCGTC
Coding sequences within:
- a CDS encoding CynX/NimT family MFS transporter; translated protein: MPPRAGRGIPWFVVAGLLVAALSMRGPIVAPTPVLRDIEADFGIGSATAGLLTTAPVLMFALLTPLAALVIRRSGAELALMLSLSGVLLGTVIRALPGFGWMLAGMFVIGAAVTIGNIVIPVIIRRDVPSAHVGIITAAYVAMLNAGSLVTSLLTAPLASLIGWPASLLAWSLLTVAGILLWAAHLSRTRRPGGGWADRYSGPEPRSEGGRSAVRDIDPTTLTGPLPVAARGRQERTILRRPVTWLLLSAFAAQTTIYYSLSTWLPTLTADELGLDPAAAGALASLFQGAAIAGAFVVPLLARFTPAIVPTLTICASWLILTVGMLLAPQLTWLWLVVGAVAHAGGFVVIFTALVTVARNDREAAGMSALVQGGGYAFGALGAPVVGALHEWTGDGALRWPCWSCSRSSTASRFSQRSRVTFRPGLSNGDAPAQGGRRVAFGVSVLRTAVPRSRAGPRASRDTRPRRCRPWRSARPG